From a region of the Kwoniella mangroviensis CBS 8507 chromosome 1 map unlocalized Ctg01, whole genome shotgun sequence genome:
- a CDS encoding AP-2 complex subunit sigma: protein MIKFILVQNRQGKTRLSKWYSPYDDDEKVRLRGEVHRLIAPRDQKYQSNFVEFRNDKIVYRRYAGLFFCVCVDSNDNELAYLEAIHLFVEVLDAFFQNVCELDLVFSFYKVYAILDEVFLAGEIEETSKQVVLDRLDYLEKLE from the exons atgatcaaattcatcCTTGTGCAG AACCGACAAGGGAAAACGAGACTTTCGAAATGGTATTCACCatatgacgatgatgagaag GTCCGATTGAGAGGAGAAGTTCATCGTCTGATAGCACCCAGGGATCAGAAATACCAATCTAACTTtgtcgag TTCCGAAATGACAAGATCGTCTACCGACGATACGCCGGACTCTTCTTCTGCGTATGTGTGGATTCGAACGATAACGAATTAGCCTATCTGGAAGCCATCCATCTATTCGTGGAGGTGTTAG ATGCATTCTTCCAAAATGTCTGCGAATTAGATCTGGTATTCTCATTTTACAAG GTCTACGCAATTCTCGATGAAGTGTTTTTGGCaggagagattgaagagacTTCCAAGCAGGTCGTTCTGGATAGACTTGATTATTTGGAAAAACTAGAAtag
- a CDS encoding cytochrome c oxidase-assembly factor COX23, mitochondrial yields MASQVPPSKNPTPLADRPLPPSAALSEPADYKNTFRGRMAASKYADPCEAASKASLACLERTHYNRDECLDFFAAYRECKGKWIAQRKEDARKGRDTV; encoded by the exons ATGGCATCTCAAGTTCCACCTTCCAAGAATCCAACGCCTTTAGCCGATCGCCCGCTACCTCCTTCAGCGGCTTTGTCGGAACCGGCGGATTACAAGAATACGTTCAGG GGTCGAATGGCAGCTTCCAAG TACGCAGACCCATGTGAAGCAGCTTCGAAAGCATCATTAGCATGCTTGGAAAGGACGCATTACAATCGAGACGAG TGTCTAGATTTCTTCGCAGCATACAGGGAATGTAAAGGTAaatgg ATCGCGCAACGTAAAGAAGATGCGAGGAAAGGGCGGGATACTGTGTGA